The sequence TTGATATGACGGCATATGAAGCGTTCCATGACGGGAAGATGAGCGATTATATCCCCACGGACGAGGAGCTTGCGAAAGGGTTTGACAGCCTGCCGCAAATGCCGTGATCCAAGAGATGACGGAACGCCGGATGTTTACAAACAGGAACAGCATGGTTATAATAAATAAAGTCGGGGATCATACCGATGTAGAATAGCGGGAAAGCATTTTCCTAAAGAGAGCGGGCAAACGCCCATAGAATAGAAATGGAGAGAATAGATATGGACTACAGGACCTATTTGAAGAACTATCCGGATGAAAATGGAAAATTTGGCGAGTACGGCGGGGCGATTTTGCCGCCGGAGTTAGTGCCCGCGTTTGAAGAAATCACGGAAGCCTATGAAACGATATGCAATTCCGCGCAGTTCATAAACGAGCTGCGGCGTATCCGCCGTGAGTTTCAGGGCCGTCCCACGCCGGTATATCATTGCGAACGCCTGTCGAGAATGCTGGGCAGGGTGCAAATATACTTAAAGCGCGAGGACCTTAATCACACGGGCGCGCATAAATTAAACCATTGCATGGGCGAGGGACTGCTTGCCAAATATATGGGCAAGAAAAAGCTGATCGCGGAAACGGGCGCGGGGCAGCACGGCGTTGCCCTCGCCACGGCGGCGGCTTTCTTCGGCCTTGAATGTGAAATCCATATGGGGGAGGTCGATATTGCCAAGCAGGCGCCCAATGTGACGCGCATGAAGATATTGGGCGCGAAAGTCGTGCCGGTATCGCGCGGCGCGGCAACATTAAAGGAAGCGGTGGATTCGGCTTTCGAAGCGTACGCGCGGGATTATAAGGACGCAATTTATTGCATTGGCAGCGCGGTAGGGCCGCATCCGT comes from Christensenellaceae bacterium and encodes:
- the trpB gene encoding tryptophan synthase beta chain; this encodes MDYRTYLKNYPDENGKFGEYGGAILPPELVPAFEEITEAYETICNSAQFINELRRIRREFQGRPTPVYHCERLSRMLGRVQIYLKREDLNHTGAHKLNHCMGEGLLAKYMGKKKLIAETGAGQHGVALATAAAFFGLECEIHMGEVDIAKQAPNVTRMKILGAKVVPVSRGAATLKEAVDSAFEAYARDYKDAIYCIGSAVGPHPFPMMVRDFQMVVGQEAREQFLEMTGNLPDAICACVGGGSNSLGLFTPFLDDPVEIYGVEPMGRGKEVGEHAATITYGKKGTLHGFESYLLQDEAGEAAPVYSVASGLDYPSVGPEHAFLHDLGRVNYVTATDDETMEAFFKLSRYEGIIPAIESAHAIAYAMKYAKENKKGSILVNCSGRGDKDIDYVVEKYGYGERYK